TCAACGAAATTGCACGAGAAATTATTTCATCAGACATAGCCGTTTTTGAGACATCGGATATGGCACCTAATGTCTTCATAGAAATTGGCGTTGCCTTAACATGGGGTTCCAGTGTACTTCTCATTAAAAATGCTAAGTGTCCAATACCGCCTTCCGATATTTCGGGTCAAACATATGCAGATTATAGCGATAATGGAAAAAAATTTGCTGATTCAGATTACTCTGAAAAAATATATCGAATGGTCGAAAAAGCTGTCAGGAAAAAATGTTAGAAACATTTCTCAATCTTTTCATATACTATGGTAATGTTTTAATTGTTATTTTGGGTGTATCGGTAAGTCGAAGGTAATAAGTTTGAGTAGTGATGGTGTTAAGTGTTCTAAGCCTGAGTGCGATAAGTTCGTCGCAATTAATGAGTTAGCTAAACGTAGAGGCTTTTTCTGGTCATCGTTTGAGATTTATGGGGGCGCTGGCGGATTTGTCACTTATGGTCCCTTGGGTACGCGCCTAAAGCAAAACGTAGAAGCAAGATTACGAGAATTATTTGTGAAGAAAATCGGCATTTTCGAGATGGAATCATCCGTTATTGCCCCAGGCAAAGTGTTTCAAGCCAGCGGTCACGTGGATCACTTCAAAGAACCCATGGTGGAATGCCAAAACTGTCACACTCGCTTCCGAGCTGACCACCTCATTGAAGAAAAGGGCATTTCATCTAAAGAGGCGGAAAAGATGACGCTGGATGAGGTGGAAACTGAGATTGCTCATCACGAAATAGTTTGCCCAGACTGCAAAGGCACATTTGGCAAACCTACACGCTACCTCACAATGTTTGAAACCACCATCGGCCCATACGCAGGCTCCGTCGGCTATGGTCGTCCAGAGGCAGCGCAGAACATTTTCGTCGAATTCAACCGCCTATTCATAGCTGCACGTGAACGTTTACCGTTTGGATGCATAAACATTGGCAAGGCACTACGCAACGAAATCTCGCCAAGACAGGGCTTAATTCGCTTGCGTGAATTCACCATTGCGGATTTGGAGTTCTTCTTTGACCCCGCTGAGGGCACATGTAGCAAGCTCTGTGAGGTTGAAGATGAGGTTTTGCCCATTTTGCTCTGTGATACACGCCTCAAAGAATGCGAAGATGTAACCAACTTCACCGTGCGCGAAGCATTAGATAAGAAAATTATCCGTTGTGAATGGCAAGCCTACTTTATGGCTATGGCTAAACGTTTGCTGGAGGAGTTGGGGGTTCCTGTTGAGAGGCAGCGTTTCTTAGAGAAGCTCACTTGGGAGAAAGCCCACTACAGCACACAAAGCTTTGACCAAGAAGTCCTCGTGGACCGCTGGGGCTGGGTGGAAGTTTCCGGTCACGCATATCGAACAGATTTTGACTTGTCCTGTCACATGAAAGCCAGCGGCGTAGACATGTCCGTATATAAAGAGTACAAAACCCCCATAGAAAAAGAAGCACTCACAGTAAAGCCGATAATGGCAAAGCTGGGTCCCGTCTACAAAGGCGATGCAGGCAAGGTCGCGGCGATTCTTGCCAAGGCTGACCCCAACGAGGTTGCCAAGCAAATGGCTGAACAAGGCAGCTACATGGCAGACAATTACCAAGTGCTCCCCGACCAAGTAGAAATTGGTGAGCAGAAGATTGTGGAACGCGGAACCCGTTTTGTGCCACATGTGGTTGAACCCAGTTTTGGTTTGGACCGCCTGTTCTATGTGACACTTGAGTACGCTTATGGCTTGAAGGATGACCGTGTCGTGATGAGTTTTCCACGCCGCCTCGCACCCATTCAGGTTGGAATTTATCCGTTGATGAGCAGAGACGGTTTAGACTGCAAGGCACAA
The Candidatus Bathyarchaeota archaeon genome window above contains:
- the glyS gene encoding glycine--tRNA ligase, with amino-acid sequence MSSDGVKCSKPECDKFVAINELAKRRGFFWSSFEIYGGAGGFVTYGPLGTRLKQNVEARLRELFVKKIGIFEMESSVIAPGKVFQASGHVDHFKEPMVECQNCHTRFRADHLIEEKGISSKEAEKMTLDEVETEIAHHEIVCPDCKGTFGKPTRYLTMFETTIGPYAGSVGYGRPEAAQNIFVEFNRLFIAARERLPFGCINIGKALRNEISPRQGLIRLREFTIADLEFFFDPAEGTCSKLCEVEDEVLPILLCDTRLKECEDVTNFTVREALDKKIIRCEWQAYFMAMAKRLLEELGVPVERQRFLEKLTWEKAHYSTQSFDQEVLVDRWGWVEVSGHAYRTDFDLSCHMKASGVDMSVYKEYKTPIEKEALTVKPIMAKLGPVYKGDAGKVAAILAKADPNEVAKQMAEQGSYMADNYQVLPDQVEIGEQKIVERGTRFVPHVVEPSFGLDRLFYVTLEYAYGLKDDRVVMSFPRRLAPIQVGIYPLMSRDGLDCKAQEIQKLLSNEGFMTEYDEAGSIGRRYARADEAGIALGITVDYDTLSDQTVTIRDRDSWMQVRAPIEELPKLLKEYFEGKINFENLGIVIKG